The window TTAGCTTTCATCCTGTTGCCGGGATTATGAGGGGCGGCAACGGTGGGTTCTACCAGGGAAAGATCGATAAAGTAAGAGGCGAAGAAATGTTGATCCTTGTCGGGATCGACCACTTCGAACTCTTTTTTGGTACCGTTTTTCAATACCTTTTGTCTTACAAAATCGATGGTTTTTTGATCAGCGGGGAAAATGCCATTTTTGGCTCCCGCTTCTATAGCCATGTTGGCTACCGTCATGCGATCTTCAATTTCCAGGGTAGAGACACCGGGTCCTTCAAACTGCATCGCCATGTAGGTAGCTCCATCGAAACCGATTTCCCCAATGATATGAAGGATCAAGTCCTTGGCCATGACCCCCTTTTGAAGTTCCCCATCGAGGTAAAACTGCAGGGTTGGGGGCACCTTGATCAGCAGCTTGCCCGTCCCCATTACAAATCCCGCGTCGGTGTTACCGATACCGGTTGCAAACTCATTGAAAGCTCCAGCCGTACAGGTGTGACTATCGGTGCCAAAAAGGACTTCTCCGGGACGCACGTGCCCTTTTTCGGGAAGGGCTGTATGGCAAACTCCGGCATATTTCGTTCCGTATTGGCGTCTGAAATACCCTTTAGCCGGATCAAACTTCCATGTTCCCCTGGGATCGTCGATGACGTCGTAGAAATAAACGATTCCCTGTTCCTCGGCAAAAGCCCTGAGAACATCAACATTGCGGTTGGATAAGGAGTCGGCGGTAAAAATGTAGTGATCGGGCATCATCACGATTTTGTAAGGATCCCATACCCGGGCCTTTTTCCCGAATTCCCTGTAGAAAACCCCAATGGTTCCCGGTCCGCATACATCATGGGTAAGGAGAATATCCGCATCAACCCAGATATTGTCTCCAGGGGAAACTCGAGATCTCTTACTGGCTTTAGCAAGTATCTTTTCTGTTAAAGTCATGACTACAATTTCTCCATTTTAGGTGTACCGTTCAACAAAAGGAACAATTTTTTTTATGCTTTTTTAAAGATCAATGCTCCAAAAGTGGGCGACGCTAACTACTCAAGTCCTGCCTTCCACGATTTGCAGGGCTTTTTCTATCAAGGGAGGAATTTGGTGGCGTGGGAGGGAAGAAGAAAAAGATTCGGTAAAAGAAGGATCTTTTAATCCATGCCCGGT is drawn from Methylacidiphilum infernorum V4 and contains these coding sequences:
- a CDS encoding 3-isopropylmalate dehydratase large subunit, yielding MTLTEKILAKASKRSRVSPGDNIWVDADILLTHDVCGPGTIGVFYREFGKKARVWDPYKIVMMPDHYIFTADSLSNRNVDVLRAFAEEQGIVYFYDVIDDPRGTWKFDPAKGYFRRQYGTKYAGVCHTALPEKGHVRPGEVLFGTDSHTCTAGAFNEFATGIGNTDAGFVMGTGKLLIKVPPTLQFYLDGELQKGVMAKDLILHIIGEIGFDGATYMAMQFEGPGVSTLEIEDRMTVANMAIEAGAKNGIFPADQKTIDFVRQKVLKNGTKKEFEVVDPDKDQHFFASYFIDLSLVEPTVAAPHNPGNRMKAKELGSVKIDRAYLGSCTGGKLSDFIAFASILKNRTVSVETFAVPSTPEVVDQLHKIEIEGKSIWDTLREAGVQITENPSCAACLGGPMDTFGRVNKPLVCISSTNRNFPGRMGDKSSQVYLASPLTVASSAITGKITDPREFL